atgtcttccacaatggtcgaactaatgTAAACTctcaccaacggtgtaaaagcgtttctatttctccacatcctctccagcatctattgtttccttttaaatgattgccattctaattggtgctagatggtatctcattatgggtttgatttgcatttcttgcagccataaaaaagaatgagttcatgtcctttgcagggacatggatgaagctggaaaccatcattctcagcaaactgacacaagaacagaaaaccaaacaccacatgttcttactcataagtgggagttgaccaatgagaacatatgggcacagggaggggaacatcacacaccagggcctgttgggggatgggaggcaaggggagggatagcattaggagaaatacttaatgtcgatgatgagttgatgggtgcagcaaaccaccatggcacatgtatacctgtgtaacaaacctgcacattctgcacatgtatcccagaatttaaagtatttttttaaaaaagaccagGCCTAATTCAgataatatgtgtgtatgtatgtgtgtttatgtgtgtgtgtgtgtgtgtgtgtgtgtgtattcatataaGTAACATATTTTACTGCATAGATTCAAAATTTTTTTGCCTGCCTCTTTCCCAGGGGAGGGGTGCCCATAACTTCCGTTCAAATTTCAAGAGAAATTCTGAATATATTGGTTTCTCCCATGGCATTGTACATATTAATGCACTTAGTAGTTAAATGAATTATGAATAAATTGGGggtaaattttacaaataaatgcaaaataaaagttttttgcCTACaactgtaaagaaaaagaaaaaaagactgactCTCCTTGTGTATGAACTGTAAGTTTatctcttttgcccattttcctattaatactttgggttttttttagaaGTTCCATATGTATTATAACTACTATTTTAATATGTGAGTTATAAGTAGTTTCTtcttgccaggcgcggtggctcacgcctgtaatcccagcactttgggaggccaaggcgggtggatcacaaggtcaggagatcgagaccacagtgaaaccccgtctctactaaaaatacaaaaaattagccgggcgcggttgtgggcgcctgtagtcccagctactcgggaggctgaggcaggagaatggcgtgaacccgggaggcggagcttgcagtgagccgagatcgcgccactgcactccagcctgggcgacagagcgagactccgtctcaaaaaaaaaataaaaaaaaaataagtagtttCTTCTCActtatcttttaacttttctgataattttattatgcattaaaaattaatttgatagTCAATGTTATCCATCTTTATCATATTCATAGATTATAAAAACattaacttgttttcttttaatgtttgtagagttttttgaaaaaagagtTATGTCTTGAACTCACTTAGAGATTGTCCTGGCATTTGGTGTAACAAatagattaaatatatattttcccttaTTGCTATCCAATTATCCCACCATCACATTAGTAGGTCTTTCCCCCCTGCACTGATTTGAGATACTGTCATCATTATTTACTacttttattatgtgtttttaatCTGCTTATGAATTTTCTATTCTACTTTTCCTaagataaacataattttaaccCTCTTATCATCTGACTCTCCTTATCTAATAATTCAAGTCACATTTTGACAGACTGGATTCcttttttcttagaatatttaATGTTCAATTTTGTTCTGACTCAGTGATTCTCCCTGGAAAGAGAAGATATTTGTCAGAATcatttgttaaggatttttttttcaatttatattttcctttacttCTATCTTAAATTTTCGGCATGCCTTTCTAGGGCGGTAAGGTGGAAGTATATGAGTACACACTtgcacacaaatatacacacttCCACTTACAACTACAGTATCCCAAATGAGCATCTGTTAAGATTGGAATGTGTCATATTTCATAAGAATGCTGGGAAAAAATCAAAGTTGAAACTTTTGGCTTTGTTGATATATAGGATTTTAATAGTATCTAATGTTTATTAATGCTTAATATGCCTCAAAGTGGGCTATTTGATTTATatctattttgtcattttccttcATAATAACCATGCATAATAGGTATTATCTCCTGTTTATAAATGTAGAAACTAAAACTTATGAAAACTAAGTAATGTGTCCAAAATCGTGATTAATACGAGCCAGTAGATTTGaacccagctctttttttttttttactttaaaacctGTGCTTTCAAACATTAACCATGGAAAATGACATAGATGGATCCAagtaatatactttttttttttttttttgagacagagtctcactctgttgcccaggctggagtgctgtggcatgatcttggctcactgcaggctccgtctcctgggttcacgccattctcctgcctcaaccgcctgagtagctgggattacaggaggccgccaccacgcccagctaattttttgtagttttagtagagatggggtttcaccgtgttagccaggatggtctcgatctcctgacctcgtgatctgcccgccttagccttccaaagtgctgagattacaggcgtgagccgctgtgcccggccccaaGTAATGTAATTTGTGCCACATGATGAGAGACTGGATCCTTCTAAATTGTTTCTACTGCTTATGAGCAGTTATACCACAGATGTCAAATACCTAGAAGGCGCATTTCACATTGGCAAAATTACTCTTCCAGTCACTCTTGATAATGCCCTCATGGATTGTGGGTTGTTACAGTGGTGGGAGGGTGAAGTATGAACGCTTATAATGGGAGGCATTTGTTTTTCAAACCTCTTAAAAGTTGACATATATCTCCTTACCAataagcatatattttttaaattaagcatgtgacagttctttttttatgtttttcacaaAATGGgccaaataaaaatagtaaaaaatttaTAAGCTAGGctatattttctctcctttcttctactAAACTTCTACTGAACACACAGGAAGGTACAGGTGTACACAAATACTATGTTTATGCCTTTCTTTGTTTtaagaattaacaaaataatattttgaaagcatgATAAGTTTGTATCTATATTCCAAAATATAACACACAAGTTGTTGAAAGATAAATTGAGGCAATGTATGTGAAAGTTCCTAGACGATTACTAAATTATATGGGAATGAAAGGCACAATTTTCATGAGCTTTTACTAAATAACTTACCAACTTCACTATATTTTATGTCATTATCTGAGATTAATCTCACAGTGATATAAGATTTAAGACTTTATAGAATGCACATCCCATTTTCTCAGCCGTCTTATTGCAGTCTTCATGTCTTTGTTCCTCAGTGTGTATATAATTGGGTTCAAGAGAGGGGTGATCACAGAATAAAATACAGCAAGGAATTTATCTAATGACTTGATGGGGAATGGccaggcagaaataaagacacatGGTCCAAAGAACAAAAGAACTACTGTGATGTGAGCAGTCAAAGTGGACAGAGCTTTGGATGACCTATCTGAAGGGCGATGTTGGATGGTCATTAGGATGATAGTGTATGAGATGATTAGAAGAACAAAAGAACACACAGTGAGCACACCACTGTTAACAATGACCATAATATCTAGCTTGTAGGTATCTGTACAGGCAAGTTTGATTACCCTAGGAAGGTCACAATAAAAGCTATCGACCTCATTGGGACCACAGAAGGGTAAGTGAACGGCAAAGGCCAACTGGCTCACTGAATGGAGAAAGCCAATTCCCCATGCAACAGCCATAATGCCGACACATGCACTGCCACACATAATTGTAGTATAGTGCAGGGGTCTGCATATTGCTACATATCTGTCAAAGCCCATGGCTATGAGGATTACCATCTCACTCCCACCaaagaagtgaaggagaaatatcTGAACAAGGGAGCCCTTGAAAGAGATGGCTTTGCGCTGGCTGAAAAAGTCAGTAATCATCTTGGGGGCTGTGACTGAAGACAGAGACAGATCAATGACTGAGAGGTTGGCTAGCAGCAAGTACATGGGAGAGTGAAGGTGGGAGTCAGATACCACTGTTATGACAATAAGAAGGTTTCCAAACACGATTCCTCCATAGAATACAAGAAACAACACAAATAGGAAGATTTGGAGTTCCTGAGAATCAGAGAGACCCAGAAAAATGAATTCAGTCACTATGGAATTATTTGTTTCACTCGTTGATTCATTCCAGGAAATAGCTGCTTCAGTTACCTTgaagaagagaatgagaaggaaGTCAGAATTATTATATTCAAATTCAAAGCCTCATTTTGTATCATTCTGCTCACTCTTACAGTGACTTTCTATACTTGATTACTTAAAGACATTCAGAATTCAACAACCGAAGATCATAATTTTATCTCACACTACTTCCCTGGCTATGCCTTATAATTCAGTTATCTTGATCTTCTCAGTGTCTCCATTAATGTTAGGTTTATCCCTAATATAAAATACCATTATTTATGCTTGTCTCTCTGCCAGATTAAGTCTATGCCACAACCCTATGTTTATCTCGTTTTTCTTTGAACTACAAAACAGTTTGTAGCGCACATGTTATTTGGTGATATTAAAgttcttaagagaaaaaaataggccaaaatgaaatgaaagataaaaaatagcaaaaagaaaaaataatatcataaatataatacttaaaaattaagaGAGGATAAAAGAATAGGGAATTCAaaagtgaaatgagaaaaagTGAGGAAAATGCAATAAAGTTTAAATGAGAGAAAGTGTGAAGGAGTTTCATAGGAGATAAAATTGATAAGAGATTTTGGAATGCTTTCTAAaggatttctgttttattatagAGACAAGAACTACTGAAGAATTTTGAATGATTGTTTAATTTAGCTCTGGATTCTACGTGAATTGGAAGGGAAGGAGCTTGGGAATGAAGCCAAGTAATTATTTTAAGCCTAGCAATAGGTGATAACTGCAGGTTGTGGTTGTATGAGCAGGAAAGGGGTGAATGAAGACCTGTAAGATCCCACTGAGCAACATATTAAAGTGGTTAAGATGTGAGCTTGTGTGCCAGGAGGCTTGTGTTCAAATCCTGGGTATATATCTACTATGTATCTGAATGACCTTAGACAGGTTACTTAAGTGATTTGAGTCTTACGGCCACATCTGGAAAAGATAGGTGATAATGACACATCTTTATAGAAGTTCTGTGAGGATTGGATATGACCAGGTATATAAATTTTCTAGCAAATAGTAATGGTCAATATGTAATAGCCATTATTGAGGTActgataacaaaatattttttcagcaagatgtggaaaataaaaaaaaagttattccagTTCTTTAGTCTAAGTAATTGGGAACATTGTGATGGCTTTAACTCCGATAATAATTATAACAAGCACTAGTATAACAATATATTAGATACAGATCCCTTTTAGGAGCAGAAATAAATACGAAAAAAGGTAAAGGATAGTGATAACTGTCTAGACACGAGGAGGTATTGTTGGGGCACCTTTGTAAGTTGCTATCTGCTAGGTGAGAGACTGAACGCTGACTTCTGGGCATGAGTTGAGAGCCATTTCAATTGTGTATGGAGGAGAGAAAATAAGTACtgtttcaagaagttttgcaGTGAAGAGAAGTAACAAATAAAAGGTATCCTGAAGGTGAGGTATAGCCATATTAACAATCTTTAGATTAGGTATAAGAGTTAATGGGCAAGTAAGATGtaaaagagagaaatggaaattgaTGACTAACATTCCATGGGAGATGTGAAGGTATGGCGTTTACACTTGGCATCTTTTTTGGAGGAAtactgttatttgttttttgctgttttttaaatcacagtaATTCATAGTGCTTGGAAATTCCACTTTTCTCTTTACTACTCTGAATCCCATGTCTTAGTCTTTCACACGCAAGCAGCATATTACTGTTTTTAAAGTCCTATAAAAATTTAGtgattctaaatttttttaagaataaagagaAGCCTAATAGTGGAAGACATCATCAACATTCAGTTCAGTTCTCTTCTGCTTAGCACAGTAGTAAATATAATCATACTAATCCTTGACATTACAAATGATAGGATTTTTATTGTGAGATAATTTCTGTCCTGACTGATTGGTTGAACTGTTTCTTTTGAATCAAAGTGTGCAATTTAGAATAGACCTTAGATATGTGTTgatataaaattaattcatttcattGATCGACAAGGACAAACTTGAAATTATATTTCCACATGAAATATGCCAAGGATGAGATTGACCCAAGGGTTCTCATCTGTAGCAAAATACTTTCTATGATGGTTGTTGTTAGTAAGAATTCAGGAATGCTTTTCTTTAGAAAAAGGAATTTCTTGCTAACGTAGTTAAGACATTTCTCTCCTGAATTTATGCTGCGGAGGGGATCCTTCACCACCATAATTCTTTCAAAGCTCATTTCTGACTTtccaaaaattattcaaaaaaatttagaagaattGTATTTATTCTAAGTTGAACATTAAGTTTAGGCCCATTAAAGGAGTTCTTCAGAATCTTACACACTCATTGTAGCAACCAGGAAGAGCCAGTCACTGTTGAAAGGTAAAATCTTTCATGCCGTAGATTATTCTTGGAATTCAACCATTAGAATTTTGCATTTACAAAAAAACCTTTTACCtaggtttaaagaaaaatgcCTTGTGTGTCCTTATACTAAGTCTCAGTGAGATGGAAGTAGGCATTTGGGTTCTGGCACAAATTCACAGTGTAATCATgggaatatcatttaaaaatctctgGGCCTTAGCTTTCCTGTTTTTAAATGAGTTTATTCCATCAAAAACTCTAAAAATCCTCACAACTCTAACAGTATGATTTGCACCTTTATGTGAAAGAAATGCCCCAAACCAGGTTTCACTGGTATTataaaaaggagagaaggaggtggGCAAGAAACACCGGACATGGGGAAAGATGGGGAAGAGGACCATTAAATGgggagaaaagaacaaattagCCCAGAAGAGTCAGGAGGAGGACTCGACAATTGTTGCCAGCATAATACTTATAACAAGGGTTATTCTTACTAACATTATTCATATTAATTCCTCTAAGTATTTAAGCTAACTCTACAGAATCCTTTCATTTTCCCAGAAGGTAAACACAAAATGGAATTATGCAGAATGGATTCCTACTAATGGAATCATCTCATTGTCAATAAAATGCTACAATTTGGTTCATTCTTCTAATATATTTGTTTCCACCTACCTTCTTCATAACTGGAAGAGACTACAGCAAATTTCAGAGAATGAGGAGTACAAATTTCCCTTTATGTGTACTCCCTTGAAgcataaaaattttaagagaataaTATATAGTGAATTGTTCTTTTTAGTAAACCACTTGGCTAATTAAGAGCCTTTATGAATGGACCAGATGTACCTGAAGAGATCTGGGAATAGCCAGTCTGAACTTTGTGTACTGAGACTAACTTTTATAGTCTCACAAGTTTTCCCTTGGCCATTAGAGAAAACACACAGAATTAGAGGGCATTGCCAAAAATTTTTTGGtctatttgaatatttttgctATCTCACTGAGTCTAAAGGtgctagaacttaaagtatatgtataaaaaaagaaccacagcaaaacaaatataataaagttacaaaattaaaatCCAGATAGGTTAACAAGAGAGTAAGTAATAACGCTTCGATTTTAGAAAAAGAGGAATGCTTAGAACTTTTATGACCAACTTGtggagaaaatatagaaaaattgctTTGACCCATAAAAAAACCTCACTTcttataacttattttattttgcatctttAATTACCATGCAGTAGTTAAAAGTGAGCTGAGTGAGTCACCACAATTAATGTTTCTTAAAACAGTCATAGAAATATATCCAAGTGATGTCTCAGTTGTGTTCCTGGACCACCAAGCTTACCAGGTTTTACCTGAAAGATGTCAATCATCTTCTTTGTCCTAAGCACCTTAAGTGCAGACACATTAAATGTTCTTTTAAGATCACAATGGAGTCTCTCCTCCAggaaataaatctcttcaaatacttTTAGGTTGTAGATGCTTTTTAGGAGTGACTCGAGTAATGCTTTGAAGAAGATTTCAAGGGCAATGCAATTGTGTTGTTAAAAAGTGTAACACAGACAAATTTTGCATAATACAGAGTACTAGAGTCTATTTCTAAAATAACATTGTACAAAACATATTGACAATCAAACTGCAAATAATACTTAAAGAGTTGTAACAACCTGTTGACCTTACCATGTATCTAACTTAAAGTACAGTTGAAATAGAAATTGTTTCTTCCTTAATTTTAGCACTTACTCATTTATATAAACCCATATTTTATCCATTGGATCTATGTAATTTccataagaaaattaatttccagTGATGCTTATTATCAGTATAAAAATGCTGATAAATAAACCtaggtcatatatatatatatgtatgtgcttaTATACAGATACAAAATAACCACATGAAAATTAAAGATGGTCATTgctgttaaaataatttaagtatatGCATTAGATAGaaatatataatactttatttttatgattaacaAAAAGTGTTGCAACtttatctgaaataaaattattagaattaatacATCCTTTTTTGcagatttctgggttttttttgttttgttttgttttgttttgttttgttttgttttgagacggagtctcgctctgtctcccaggctggagtgcagtggccggatctcagctcactgcaagttccgcctcctgggtttacgccattctcttgcctcagcctcccgagtagctggaactacaggcacccgccacctcgccccgctagttttttgtattttttggtagagacagggtttcaccgggttagccaggatgatctcgatctcctgacctcgtgatccgcccgtctcggcctcccaaagtgctgggattacaggcttgagccaccgtgcccggccgatttCTCAGTTTTTTAAGGCAATACTAAAAATGTGCACATTCCGTAGTGATCATGGTGATCATAAGAGTCTCTATGGTCCATGGCATTTATCCTGTGCTGTCATCAACCAAATCTGTTATGTCATCTCCCTAGAATTTAAAATCTGTTGACTTAGCCTTCTCATTGCAACCTTCATATCTTTGTTCCTTAAAGTATAGATGGCAGGATTTAAGACAGGGGTGACAACGAAGTTCACGATGGCAAAAAATTTATCCAATGACTTAGTAGGGAAAGGCCACACATAGAGAAATATACATggagcaaaaaacaaaaccactacAGTCATGTGAGCTGACAAAGTGAAGAATGCTTTGGATAAATCATTTGAGGAATGTCGTCGGACAGTGACCAGAATAAAGATGTATGATACAGTTAAGAAAAAGAAGGTGCCCATAGATATGAATCCACTGTTGGCAGTGACCACAAATTCTAGCCCGTAAGTGTCCATGCATGCAAGTTTAATAACCCGAGGGAAATCACAATAAAAGCTCCCCACATTGTTAGGGCCACAGAAGGGTAAATTTGTGACAAAAACAAACTGAGACATAGCATGAATCACCCCAATGACCCAAGCTGCTACTACCAAAAGCACGCACATTTTGGGATTCATAATAGTTAGATAGTGGAGCGGCTTGCAGATTGCAGTGTACCTATCATATGCCATGACTGTCAGCAGCACCATTTCAACTCCTCCCGTAACATGGATAAAGAACATTTGTATCATACAATTATGGAAGGAAATAACTTTACAATCAGTAAAAAGATCATAGATCAACCTAGGAACTGTGGTAGAAGAAAGGCTCAAGTCAATCAGCGATAGGTTGGCCAGCAGAATATACATGGGGGAGTGTAAGTTTGGATCAAAGATCACTGTCAACACGATGAAGAGGTTTCCCAGGATAATTCCCacataaaataaagagaagaagagaagaagaaaaaactgcATTTCCAAGGATTGTGCAAGTCCAAGTAATACAAATTCTGTTACCACAGAGTCATTTACTTGGTCCATTGAATCAGACAGAAGGGAAGACTCTGAAGCAacctgaaagaaaagaaggaatcaaCTTAGTGGGACTGAAAATAATGTGTTAAgtgttaataatttaaaatttattattaacaaATCTTTTATTtgataatagattttttaaaaatagtgggAACCCAGGGTATAAAATGTTAATGTAATATGGACCAAGCTGTGCTTGTAGGCAGTTTATTGCTTTAAATGTTCTCGTTTGCTCAAATACATGAACTTATTAGCATCTTAAGAAAGTGGAAAAGAATgcataaaaactcaaaaaattcaggcaaaaaaaggtaaaaaacaaaaataaagaaatatgaaatcCCAGAAAATGGCAAGATtgtatgcaaatatataaaaatatattaagtagttttaaaaatacagaatcttaaaaaatgtaatcaataataacattaaataaaaattagaaatgagaatACAAATGCATAATTACAGTTAAGGTACCTCTGAAAGCTGTTTCCTACATGTGCGTATAATGATCTACCCAGCACTAACACGTGAATCATACTTGAATGCTGTACAGACAAAAGGTTGATATCttcataatataaaaaatagtttaaactaTTTCACAAAATCTCCAAGAcctaataaatgaacaaatgaaggaaGAATTAAAATGTAAGCTATACATCTatttgtatatatagatatatgtgtgtgtgtgtcttagaaatcaaataaatatgatacaatttaatactattatttttctgttaaattaggaaaaagttttacaggccaggcatggtggctcacgcctgtaatcctagcactttgggaggctgaggagggtggatcacgaggtcaagagatcgagaccatcctgtccaacatggtgaaaacccgactcgactaaaaataacaaaaattaactgggcgtggtggtgcatgcctgtagtcccagctacttgggaggctgaggcaggagaatagcttgaccccaggaggcagaggttgcaatgagccgagatcgcgctactgcacttcagcctggcaatggagactgtctcaaaaaaaaaaaaaaaaaaaaaaaaaaaaaaaaaaaaaaaaaagttttacaattaTTATTACCCAAACTGGCTGAGGATCAGTGAAATTGACACTTTTATACACTGCTGGAGGGAATATAGACTGATTCAaacctgaaaatattttgaaatcatgtATCAAGAATTTTAAGTCCATGCCTTTTGGTGCAATAATACTCTTGGAATTCTATTTTTACAGAAGAAGTTTTCAGCATAGAAATATTCATCATACTTTATTGACAGTGATAAAATCTTGAAATGATTTAAATACCAAACATTAGGTTTAAGTATAATGTATGTACATGATGGACTGTAATaacagttattaaaataaatattgatagaCACATTTATAATAACATTGGAAAgacttttcttaaaaatactaaaagtaaTAATGGTAAACAAATTGCATagtacaacattttaaataacagttgcttttgatttttaaaagagcttTACAAAGCTCTAAAGCTCTGTTTCTAGATTTTGAAATATCTTTCGGTGCATATgtacatattgtatatatattttgacaAAACATCAAATGGCATAGAAAGCTGAAGGAATAAATGGCTTAtttagaattttgaaaactaGGATTGACTCTTATAAGAGGGCAAACcaactaaagaaataaagaactctACCACTTCCCTCATCTAATCAATCATTTTTA
The window above is part of the Macaca fascicularis isolate 582-1 chromosome 7, T2T-MFA8v1.1 genome. Proteins encoded here:
- the LOC102138802 gene encoding olfactory receptor 4F4 — translated: MSGVSCPPPSLLFIIPVKPGLGHFFHIKVTEAAISWNESTSETNNSIVTEFIFLGLSDSQELQIFLFVLFLVFYGGIVFGNLLIVITVVSDSHLHSPMYLLLANLSVIDLSLSSVTAPKMITDFFSQRKAISFKGSLVQIFLLHFFGGSEMVILIAMGFDRYVAICRPLHYTTIMCGSACVGIMAVAWGIGFLHSVSQLAFAVHLPFCGPNEVDSFYCDLPRVIKLACTDTYKLDIMVIVNSGVLTVCSFVLLIISYTIILMTIQHRPSDRSSKALSTLTAHITVVLLFFGPCVFISAWPFPIKSLDKFLAVFYSVITPLLNPIIYTLRNKDMKTAIRRLRKWDVHSIKS